The genomic stretch TGCACGCATGAATGACTCAACGTCATAACCGTCGGATAGTatcaaattaaaattacaattcaataaaattaaaaatttaggaGATAATCGTTGTACGGTATTAATTTAAAATTACTGTTTAATTATGAAATTACTAAAAAGTCTAGCGGCTGAAACCGTTGTTACCATTGTCTTCGCAAATGAAGGAACCGCagcataaaaaaaaaaaaaaaaaaaaaataggggAAACGCAGCATGAAACTTTAGAAATGTTCAGTCTTCTTTCAACATTTTCTCGTTTATTCTTAAATGAAACCCTAATACAAAAACCAATCATGTGTAATCAACCATCATTCAGGTTaattaataaaaacaataaaatctcaaaacagaaaaatcaaaaaaatattaacATGAAAGTAAAGGCGATCCACACAAACAATCGTTGTTAGAGAAGGATGAAGCCTCCAGGGAGTTGAAAAAAGATCCTTCAGGAATAGATCCACAAAGGTGGTTGTTGCTCAAATCCAAATGTCCAACGTACTTAGCAGATGACAACGTTTTAGGAATCGAACCTCCAAGGTTGTTGTACGATAAATCCAGGTGTGTAAAATACGTTGTTGGAACAAAAATATCAGGTAAAATTCCCTCTAAAGAATTTCGACTTAAGTTGAGAATATTTAATCCGGAGCTAGTAAGTAGATTCGTAGGGATTGAACCCGAGATCTGGTTGCTGTCTAAGTTTAGAACTGTGAGAATCGGCATGGAACCTAACTCAGCCGGTATTGAACCGGAAATTTGGTTCGTTGATAAATCCAGATCGACTAGCCGGTAAAGTTTTGCTATTGAAGTCGGGATGGAACCAGAAATTTGGTTATTGTTCATTATTGCTCGGCTCAGCATGCTCATTTTTCCAATATCCGATGGGATTTCTCCAGTGAGCATATTGGTGCTGAGATCGAGGTGGATTAATTTTCCTAGGCTGACAATAGAAGGAGGAATAGAGCCAGAAATTTGATTTTCACCAAGGTTAAGGATTGTGAGTTCATTCAATTGACCAATGTCTGATGGAATGTCTCCAGAGATTTTGTTTCCAATGAGGTCAAGAATACGAAGGTTTTGAAGCGAAGCGAGGCAAGTTGGAATCTCACCACTGATGTCCTTCCAATCAGCAACAACAAGAGTTGTGAGCATGTCAAGCTTGCAGAGAGATGGAGAGAGAGAACCTGTCATCTGTAGTGTTAGAAAATACAGTAAATAATATTTGGCACGTACAATAAATATGAATGTGAAAAATAGAGAAATACTGTAAGTATTAAGTAAATAGTGTACTTGTATTTTCAAAGATCTCATAACCATGAATAATAGCTAAATTTA from Nicotiana sylvestris chromosome 12, ASM39365v2, whole genome shotgun sequence encodes the following:
- the LOC104242169 gene encoding DNA damage-repair/toleration protein DRT100-like → MGLTGAFLVTLIIVAVAFPANGCSPEDIAALLDFKAALNEPYLGIFNTWTGTNCSDWYGISCDPITLRVANIVLRGESEDPIFEKAGRSGYMTGSLSPSLCKLDMLTTLVVADWKDISGEIPTCLASLQNLRILDLIGNKISGDIPSDIGQLNELTILNLGENQISGSIPPSIVSLGKLIHLDLSTNMLTGEIPSDIGKMSMLSRAIMNNNQISGSIPTSIAKLYRLVDLDLSTNQISGSIPAELGSMPILTVLNLDSNQISGSIPTNLLTSSGLNILNLSRNSLEGILPDIFVPTTYFTHLDLSYNNLGGSIPKTLSSAKYVGHLDLSNNHLCGSIPEGSFFNSLEASSFSNNDCLCGSPLLSC